One Carassius auratus strain Wakin chromosome 3, ASM336829v1, whole genome shotgun sequence genomic region harbors:
- the LOC113049327 gene encoding E3 ubiquitin-protein ligase ZNF598, which translates to MEQTPKKDAESTCVLCCQDIELFAVGKCDHPVCYRCSTKMRVLCEQKYCAVCREQLDKVVFIKKPEPFAALHIHQYQCEKKYDIYFADGNIYAQFRKILSHECPQCTEPKVFSRFEELEQHMRKQHELFCCKLCAKHLKIFSYERKWYNRKELARHRTQGDPDDTSHRGHPLCKFCDDRYLDNDELLKHLRRDHFFCHFCDADGAQEYYSDYQYLSEHFRESHYLCEEGRCSTEQFTHAFRTEIDYKAHKAAAHSKNRAEARQNRQIDIQFNYAHRQQRRNDVGGDDYEEVDRFNRQGRPGRGRAPGGQQHVRSWRYNREEEDRAMAAALRASMAGHQEERSRVQERSIQKPRKEEKMEPDDMRNNRGTAKQTNEMLARSVKSNASLAGQDFPVLGAAAPPAPIQSKIKETSVSLKEDDFPSLSSSVVSAPMTPAYTNQPKKHSSFQEEDFPALVSKIKPLKPQSNSASAWSQAGSKPVVVSNKPVVLPTRTAPVVSSSILSASDPPPSGSVPQPLTASSSRRKKKLTSAETHKAPPKVKCPSSSDDEDPQTGKTAQEIRTVPTMLDISTLLTVKGGSSQPNPKTNKKKKQATTSSLGSPSHTSESVSKMAHKENVPEMKPPDKTNSFINGLAEKPAEALSCTSFPENIPSPLKQPVTDQPPPPKEEEFPALVSRKPPPGFKSAFPMKSTPSALPPTPPPGLGPVASKPPPGFTGIPLNSNVVEPSMPAVNRGTPDVGSYLIPEHFQQRNMDLIHSIKNFLQNDETKFNEFKNHSGQFRQGLIPAVRYYKSCQELLGENFNRVFNELLVLLPDTRKQQELLTAHGDFKALEKQQQDSKPKKNKKKAWQTGTTSNHLELDCQVCPTCKQVLALKDFNTHKTLHIGDDDFPSLQAISKIIS; encoded by the exons ATGGAACAAACCCCGAAGAAAGACGCGGAGAGCACGTGTGTGCTGTGCTGCCAGGACATCGAGCTGTTCGCCGTGGGGAAGTGCGATCACCCGGTGTGTTACCGCTGCTCCACCAAGATGCGGGTGCTGTGCGAGCAGAAGTACTGCGCCGTCTGCCGGGAGCAGCTCGACAAG GTGGTCTTCATAAAGAAACCCGAGCCCTTTGCTGCTCTGCACATTCATCAGTATCAGTGTGAGAAGAAGTATGACATATATTTTGCGGATGGAAACATATATGCACAGTTCAG gaagATTTTGTCACATGAATGTCCTCAATGCACGGAGCCAAAAGTGTTCTCCAGATTTGAAGAATTAGAGCAACATATGCGAAAACAACATGAACTCTTCTGCTGCAAGTTATGTGCAAAGCACCTGAAG ATATTCTCATACGAGAGGAAGTGGTACAATCGGAAAGAGCTGGCTCGTCATCGAACACAAGGGGACCCGGATGATACTTCACATCGTGGACATCCGCTTTGTAAATTCTGCGACGATCGATACCTGGACAACGATGAGTTGTTGAAGCACCTGCGGCGAGATCATTTCTTCTGCCATTTCTGTGACGCAGATGGAGCTCAGGAGTATTACAG TGACTACCAGTACCTCAGTGAGCACTTCAGAGAGAGTCATTACCTCTGCGAGGAGGGCCGCTGCAGTACAGAGCAGTTCACTCATGCTTTCCGCACTGAGATTGACTATAAGGCTCACAAAGCTGCTGCCCACAGCAAAAACCGGGCCGAGGCACGGCAGAATCGGCAAATCGACATTCAGTTCAACTATGCACACAGACAGCAACGAAGAAATGACG TTGGTGGCGATGACTATGAGGAAGTGGATCGCTTCAACAGACAGGGAAGACCAGGAAGAGGACGAGCCCCTGGAGGGCAGCAGCATGTCAGGAGCTGGAGATATAATCG AGAGGAAGAGGACCGTGCAATGGCTGCTGCTCTGCGAGCTTCGATGGCCGGCCACCAGGAAGAGAGAAGCCGTGTGCAAGAGAGGAGTATTCAGAAGCCACGCAAAGAAGAAAAGATGGAGCCTGATGACATGAGAAACAACAGAGGCACTGCCAAGCAGACGAACGAAATGCTAG CTCGATCAGTGAAGAGTAATGCCTCTTTGGCTGGTCAGGACTTCCCAGTTTTAGGGGCAGCTGCACCTCCAGCCCCTATTCAAAG CAAGATCAAAGAAACCTCTGTCTCCCTGAAGGAAGATGATTTCCCAAGCTTGTCTAGCTCCGTTGTTTCCGCTCCAATGACACCTGCATACACAAATCAGCCCAAGAAACATTCGTCCTTCCAGGAGGAGGACTTTCCTGCACTGGTCTCCAAGATCAAACCACTGAAGCCACAATCAAACTCAGCATCAGCCTGGTCTCAAGCCGGAAGCAAACCTGTGGTGGTTTCCAATAAACCTGTGGTTCTGCCCACCAGAACAGCCCCTGTGGTCTCTTCATCCATACTGTCCGCCAGTGACCCGCCGCCCAGTGGAAGTGTGCCTCAGCCTCTCACTGCCTCCTCATCCCGCCGCAAAAAGAAGCTCACCTCTGCTGAAACCCATAAAGCTCCACCTAAAGTCAAATGTCCGTCCTCATCGGATGACGAGGACCCCCAGACTGGTAAAACGGCCCAGGAGATCCGCACGGTACCGACTATGCTTGACATCTCCACTTTGTTGACTGTAAAAGGTGGCTCATCTCAGCCCAACCCCAAAACCAATAAGAAAAAGAAGCAAGCCACGACTTCATCTCTGGGCTCTCCCTCTCACACTTCGGAGTCTGTGTCCAAAATGGCTCACAAAGAGAATGTTCCTGAGATGAAGCCACCAGACAAAACCAACTCTTTTATAAATGGACTTGCGGAGAAGCCAGCAGAAGCACTGTCCTGTACATCATTTCCTGAAAATATTCCTTCCCCTCTAAAGCAGCCAGTAACCGACCAACCTCCTCCACCCAAGGAGGAGGAATTTCCTGCTCTTGTCTCTAGAAAACCTCCGCCTG GCTTTAAAAGTGCATTTCCAATGAAGAGCACTCCAAGTGCGCTGCCTCCTACTCCTCCTCCTGGCCTTGGGCCTGTTGCCAGCAAGCCTCCCCCAGGATTCACCGGCATCCCGCTCAACAGTAACGTGGTGGAACCATCAATGCCTGCTGTTAATAG AGGGACACCTGATGTTGGATCCTACCTCATACCTGAACATTTCCAGCAGAGAAACATGGACCTTATTCACTCTATTAAGAATTTCCTTCAAAATGATGAAACCAAGTTCAATGAGTTCAAAAACCATTCAGGCCAATTTAGACAG GGTTTAATACCTGCTGTCCGGTACTACAAAAGCTGCCAAGAGCTGTTGGGAGAGAATTTCAACAGGGTCTTCAACGAGCTGCTGGTTCTCCTCCCAGACACTCGCAAGCAGCAGGAGCTCCTCACTGCCCACGGAGACTTCAAGGCTCTTGAGAAACAGCAGCAAGACTCCAagcccaaaaaaaacaaaaagaaagcctGGCAGACAGGCACCACCAGCAACCACCTGGAGCTGGACTGCCAAGTGTGTCCCACCTGTAAGCAGGTGCTGGCTCTGAAAGACTTCAACACCCATAAAACCCTGCACATCGGCGATGATGACTTCCCCTCTTTACAGGCCATAAGCAAGATCATCAGCTAG
- the LOC113049335 gene encoding synaptogyrin-3 — protein MDGVGSFGAGRAGAAFDPIAFIQQPQTILRILSWIFSMVVFGSIINEGYINHGSERLYCVFNKNNNACNYGTTIGLIAFLACIFFIILDMKFQQISSIKDRKKAVMLDIGFSGFWAFLWFVCFCFLANQWQRTTPDELPLNQGADAARAAITFSFFSIFTWVGLTVRAVQKYMLGTDMSLFTTEELDGKPPVQPYPTVTSTEPNDTYQSPPFTENLDSNLRQPPTNAPTYQVPIY, from the exons ATGGACGGAGTGGGTTCATTTGGTGCTGGGAGAGCAGGGGCTGCGTTCGACCCGATTGCCTTTATCCAACAGCCGCAGACCATCCTCAGAATATTATCATGG ATCTTCTCAATGGTAGTGTTTGGATCCATAATAAACGAAGGCTACATCAACCATGGCAGTGAGAGGCTCTATTGTGTTTTCAACAAGAACAACAATGCCTGCAACTACGGAACCACCATTGGGCTCATAGCATTTCTAGCATGCATTTTCTTCATTATCCTTGACATGAAGTTCCAACAAATCAGCAGTATTAAAGACCGGAAGAAGGCAGTGATGCTGGACATTGGGTTTTCAG GTTTCTGGGCGTTTTTgtggtttgtttgtttctgcTTCTTGGCCAACCAATGGCAGCGCACCACCCCAGATGAGCTGCCCTTGAATCAGGGAGCGGATGCTGCCAGAGCTGCCATTACCTTCTCCTTCTTCTCCATCTTCACCTGG GTTGGTTTGACTGTAAGAGCAGTGCAGAAGTACATGCTCGGGACCGACATGAGCCTCTTCACCACAGAAGAACTGGATGGCAAACCGCCCGTCCAGCCCTACCCCACCGTCACAAGCACCGAGCCCAACGACACATACCAGAGCCCACCCTTCACCGAAAACCTGGACTCCAACCTACGCCAACCTCCAACCAACGCCCCAACCTACCAGGTGCCAATTTACTGA